GCGGCGCGCTCGACCTCGCCGGGGGTGTTCGACGTGACCGGGTACCCCGGCCGGTAGTCGACCGTGACGGACAGGCCGTGCGCGGCGGCGACGCCCTCGCACACCCGCGTCAGCCGCTCGGCGACGACCCCGTGGGTGGCCTCGGAGAACGTGCGGACCGTCGCCTCGAGCCGGGCCTCGGCGGGGATGACGTTGTCGGTGGTGCCGGCCTCGATCCGCCCGACGGTGACGACCACCGGGTCGAAGACGTCGAACTGCCGGGTGACCGCGGCCTGCAGGGCCAGGACGATCTCGGCCGCGACGGGCACGGGGTCCTGCGCGAGGTGCGGCATGGAGCCGTGGCCGCCCCGGCCGTGGACCGTGACGTGCACCGTGTCGGCGGCCGCGAGCATCGTGCCGGGCCGGGAGGTGACCAGACCGGCGGGCAGCAGGGCCGACAGCACGTGCAGCCCGTACGCGGCGACCACCCGCTCGCCGGCCGCGTCGAGCACGCCCTCGTCGATCATGTGCCGGGCGCCGTGGTCGCCCTCCTCACCAGGCTGGAACATCAGCACGACCGAGCCGGGCAGCGTGTCGCGCCGGGCCGCGAGCAGCCGCGCCGCGCCGACCAGCCCCGCGACGTGCAGGTCGTGCCCGCACGCGTGCATGACGCCGGGGTTCTCGGAGGCGAACGGCTCGCCGGAGTCCTCGGTGACCGGCAGCGCGTCCATGTCGCCGCGCAGCAGCACCGCGGGGCCGGGGCGCCCGCCGCGCAGCACCGCGACGACGGACGTCAGCCCGGTACCGGTCGCGACCTCCAGGTCGAGCGGCGCGAGCGCCTCGAGCACGAGCGCCTGCGTGCGCGGCAGGTCCAGGCCGAGCTCCGGGGTGCGGTGCAGGGCGTGCCGCAGGGCGACGACCTCCGGGAGCTGGGCGGCGGCCTCCTCGCGCAGCGCGGTCAGGACGGCGGGGTCGAGCATCAGACCTCCAGGGCAGCGGGCTCCGCCGGGGTGTCGGCGGGGTACATGAGGCGCTCGGACACCAGCCACGACCCGACGGCGGAGACCGTGAGGCCGACGGCGGCGTAGACGGGCACGAGGCGGAGCGCATCCTGCGCGATCAACCACTCGGCCACGAACAGGAACGTACCGCCGAACAGGGCGATGGCGGCCCCGGCGGGCACGCCCAGCCCCACGGCGCGGATCGGCACCGGGAACAGCCGCGCACCGGCGACGGGGGTGACGCCGAGCTGCAGCCCGACGCAGGTCGTGAGCAGCGGCGCGGCGACCACGTACGGCAGCACCCCGGACGCCAGCCCCAGCATCAGCGGCACGACGAGCACCGCCGCGGCCGTGAACCCGGTGCGGATCAGCGCGAGCGGCCCGAACCGGTCGGCGAGGAACCCGGAGGCGATCATCGCGACCAGCAGGCAGACGAGCGCGACCGTGTGCTGCGACGTGGCCTGGGCCTCGGTGTAGCGGCCGGTGTGGCCGGCGAACTCCGGCAGGTACACGGACCCGAAGTACACGCCCATGGTGGAGCCGATGGTGAGCATGAACGCGAGCGCCATCCGCCCGGCGTGGGCGCGCAGCAGCGGCCCGGGCGCCTGCAGGCCGGCCGCGCGGGACCGCTCGAACACCTCCGACTCCGGCACGCCGCGCCGGATCCACAGCGCGAGCAGCCCACAGAGCGCGGCGACGACGAACGCGACCCGCCAGCCGCCGTCCCGCACGGCGTCCGCCCCGAGCACGCCCAGCAGCACGGCGAGCACGACCGTCGCGCCGAGCGTCCCGAGGGCGTCCCCGGAGTACGCGAACGCCCCGTACCGGTGCCGCCGGTCCGCGGGCGCGACCTCGACCACGTACGTCGCGGCCGTCGCGACCTCGCCGCCCATCGCGATGCCCTGCAGCACCCGGGCGGCGACCACGACGACCGCGGCCCACCAGCCGGCGACCGCGTAGGTCGGGGCCGCGGCGATCAGGGCCGAGCCGACGGCGATCAGCGAGACGGACACCAGCAGCCCGGTCCGCCGGCCGCGGGTGTCGGTCACCCGCC
This is a stretch of genomic DNA from Cellulomonas sp. ES6. It encodes these proteins:
- a CDS encoding MFS transporter, which encodes MRRTRVVVASTAGIFVESLDWTMYGLLAPYFAGQVFPGDDPVTKVLGAYAVFAIGFVARPVGSYLMGRVTDTRGRRTGLLVSVSLIAVGSALIAAAPTYAVAGWWAAVVVVAARVLQGIAMGGEVATAATYVVEVAPADRRHRYGAFAYSGDALGTLGATVVLAVLLGVLGADAVRDGGWRVAFVVAALCGLLALWIRRGVPESEVFERSRAAGLQAPGPLLRAHAGRMALAFMLTIGSTMGVYFGSVYLPEFAGHTGRYTEAQATSQHTVALVCLLVAMIASGFLADRFGPLALIRTGFTAAAVLVVPLMLGLASGVLPYVVAAPLLTTCVGLQLGVTPVAGARLFPVPIRAVGLGVPAGAAIALFGGTFLFVAEWLIAQDALRLVPVYAAVGLTVSAVGSWLVSERLMYPADTPAEPAALEV
- a CDS encoding M20 family metallopeptidase; this encodes MLDPAVLTALREEAAAQLPEVVALRHALHRTPELGLDLPRTQALVLEALAPLDLEVATGTGLTSVVAVLRGGRPGPAVLLRGDMDALPVTEDSGEPFASENPGVMHACGHDLHVAGLVGAARLLAARRDTLPGSVVLMFQPGEEGDHGARHMIDEGVLDAAGERVVAAYGLHVLSALLPAGLVTSRPGTMLAAADTVHVTVHGRGGHGSMPHLAQDPVPVAAEIVLALQAAVTRQFDVFDPVVVTVGRIEAGTTDNVIPAEARLEATVRTFSEATHGVVAERLTRVCEGVAAAHGLSVTVDYRPGYPVTSNTPGEVERAAGLTRALFGEAAYYPAPQPLPGAEDFSYVLQQVPGTYLGLGATPAGLDPATAAYNHAAQARFADEALAVGPAVLAALALDRLAEG